Genomic segment of Caproiciproducens sp. NJN-50:
ACGACTTTCTGCTGATTGCCGCCGGAAAGGGAGAGTACCTTTTGCTTCGGAGAGGAGGTCTTAATCCTTAACGACTCGATTTGTTTATCGATGGTTTCCGCCTCGCGTTTCCGGTTGACGAACCCGCGGCTGGTGAACATTTTCATGGAAGCGAGCGAAATGTTCTGCAGGACGCTCATCTGCGGAATGATTCCTTCGCCCTTTCGGTCTTCCGTTACGTAGGCAAGTCCGCACTTGATCGCGTCGATCGGTTTGTGCGGATGGATGCGTTTGCCGTTCAGAATGATTTCCCCCGTATCCGCGGGCGTGATACCGAACAGCGCCTTCATCACTTCGGTTCTTCCCGCGCCGACCAGCCCCGCAATTCCCAGAATTTCCCCTGCTTTTACCTCGAAGCTGATATCAGAAAACTGATTTTCCAGAGAAAGGTTCTTGACTTCCAGAATCTTGTCGCCGATGGGTACCGGCATTTTGGGGTAGTAATCGTCCAGCTTTCTGCCGACCATGCTGGTAATCAAGACATCCGCCGTAATATCAGCGGTTTTCCATGTGTTCACAAAGACGCCGTCTCTCAGCACTGTAACCGTGTCCGAAATTTTAATGACCTCGTCGATCTTATGTGAGATATAGATAATGCCTTTTCCATCCTTTTTCAGGTTTTCTATGATCTCAAACAGGTTTTCCGCATCCTTATCCGTAATGGCGGAAGTGGGTTCGTCCATCACGATGATTTCTGCATTCCGAGAGACGACCTTCGCAATTTCGATCAGCTGCTGATCGGCGACTTTCAATTTTTTCATCTTTGATTTTGGGTCGATATGGATATGAAGGCCGTTTAGTATCTCTTTTGTTTCTGAAAACATTCTGTCGTAGTCCAGAAAGTGATTCCTGCAATATTCCCGGCCGAAAAAGATATTTTCCGCCACGGTCAATTCCGGTATTGGCGACAGCTCCTGATGGATCATTGCGATTCCGCTGTTCTGTGCTTCAAAAGGAGAGCTGATCTCCACCCGGCTGCCGTGTACCGTAATTTCTCCCTCGTCGCATTTATGTATGCCACATAAAATATTCATGAGCGTTGATTTTCCGGCGCCGTTTTCTCCCATCAGTGCATGAACGGAACCTTTTTCCAGGACCAGGTTTACACCCTCCAGAACGCTTACGCCGTTAAAACTTTTTTTGATGTTTTTCATCTCCAGCAGGCTCACGAATAGGCACCTCTCCTTCTATTATTTTCACGCAGCATATTTCCGCAAGCGGGATGCGCTTCTTTCAGTTTTTATTATACTTGAAATGATTTGTAAAAATAGGTTTAATTTTTTTAAAAACGGTATGATTTTTCATGTACTTTTTCTATAATTGCCTATCCGAACCAATGATTGCGTATTTAGTATTAAGGTGAAGAAAATACAAAGCAATGAAAGTGATAGAGATTTATGGTGAAACATTTTTGGGAAGGTTTCCGAAAAAGAAGTATTGTGTGGCAGGTGACGGTCGTCTTTTCTTTGATTACGCTGATTCCCTCTATCGCCATCACAATTTCCTATTTTCACATTATTCAGAATTCCATTTTGGAGGAATCTCAGAAAAACCTGAAACAGTATCTGAAAAAAATGAGTTCCAATATGTCTGCAAACATTAACATCGCGAATTACACGTTCAAGGATCTGAACTTCAGCCAGGAATTCACCTATTATCTCGACCCGGGCAATCTTCTGAGCAACCGTGAAAAGAACCATTATATAAACAGCATTCAAGTCGAATTGTTAAATATTCATAACATGTATCCGAATAAATTCAGCAGTATCCTTATTTATTCGAAAAACAAACAGATTTCGCAGATCGGCGGGTGGTCCTACCCCTTGGAATCCCTGTATAAAACGGATTATTACCATGAGATTACGGACAATAGCGGCGATATTATTTACGGGAATATCCGGATTTACGACAATGCATACGGGAACCTGGCAAAGTACCCAAATCTGGAAAATGAAAAAGAACAGGTGCTTCCTGTTTACAATAAGATTTACAATATCAGCACCGGCGAATTCATAGGAATGGTGGAATTGGATATTTCGCTGAAAAGGCTAATTGATATCGAGTCACTTGCCACGGAAAATCCGTCGATCACCTATATGCTGTTTAACGATAAAAATAAGCTCTTATATTCCAACAATAAAATTGACCCCAAAGACTGCAGCTCTCTGTCTTTTCCGGGTAACTCCGGCCTCAGCAATGAGGTCCTGAATCATACGAATTACATGGTCGCTTATGATAGAGATGCCGAAACCGGCCTGATGCGCGTGGTTGTCATAAACGAAAAGGAGGTTTATTCAACCTCAAAAGGCATAAAATTAGCGCTTGTACTGATCGCCGTCATCTGCCTGATCTGCATTATTTTGCTGACGAGCCTGACCGCGCATATCATGTTTCGCAGGCTGAAAGATATGATGAAAATGATTTCACAAATCGAATCCGGAAAATTTGACGTGCGGATTGAAACCTGCGGCTTTAAAGAAATTTCCTCAATTGCGGAAAGCTTTAACCATATGGCGAAAACCCTGCAAACGACGATTCAGTCCATGATCGAAAGGGAAAAGGCACAGAAGGAGGCTGAACTTTACGCGCTGCAGGTACAGATTAATCCCCATTTTCTATATAACACTTTGGACAGTATGAGAATGAAGTGCGAGATCGATTCCAATTACCAGATGGCGAACAGCATTCAGATCTTGGGAAGCCTGCTGCACTACAGCCTGAACTGGGAATCGAAAAGTGTTCCGCTTAAGGAAGAAATGCAAAATGTCCGCAATTACATTCAGATTATGAGAATGCGGTTTCGAAATAAATTCCAATATGAAATAGAATGCGAGCCGGGCTGCATGGAAAATTTAGTTCCCAAATTCATCCTTCAGCCGCTCGTGGAAAATTGTTTCAGCCACGCTTTTTCGGACATGAACCCTCCCTGGAACATTCTGGTGAAGGCTGTGGGAAACGAAAATCGGCTGATTATTAAAATTATCGACAACGGAATAGGAATCGAGCCCTGCAGGCTTGCGCAGATCAACGAATTCCTGAACGGCGATCAACCGAATATCGGGAACCGGAAATCCCGGCATTCTATCGGGATCGCAAACGTCAGGCAACGGATCGAGCTTTTATGTAAGGAAGGGAGCAAGCTCACGATCAGCTCGGAATTAGGCCGCGGCACGCAGATTACAATCATAATTATTCTTGAAGAAAAGGTTGATTGATTATGATTACGATTTTAATAGCTGATGATGAAGAACTCATCCGAAAAGGCCTCATTTCGATTTTAACGAAAGCGATTAAAACCGATGTCACGTATCTGGAAGCGGAAAACGGTCTGGAGGCCCTGAAGATCTGCAGGGAACAGTACCCAGAGATTATTGTCAGCGATATCCGTATGCCGTTCTGCAGCGGATTAAAATTTATTGAAAAGGTTAAGGGGTTCGGGTATTCTCCGACTTTCATCATCATCTCAGGCTACAGTGAATTTGAATATGCGAAACAGGCAATAAAATGCGGGGTAAAGGAATATGTTCTGAAACCGATCCAAAAAAAACAGTTCGTTCGTTTAATTAAATCCTGCATCGATGAAATAATGAAAAAGAAAGCCGCGATGCATGACGAGTTTGTAAACACCCGGACCAACGTCAAAACGATCAAAGCGATCAGGAAAAAACTTTTGATTGATTTGCTGAATTGCAATGATGAAAAAAAGATCCATGATATTAACAATATCGAAACCTACGAATTCTCATTGGATCGCGGATTCTCGTTGTGCTGCGTGATTCAATACAAGATCGACAAGGGCAATCTCGATTATATCGATCTTGCAATCATAAATATTATTGAAGAAATTTTGGGCCGGGAAAACCTTTTGCGAAACGCGACGATAGAAACCTATTCCAACGGCCAGATTGTCCTTGTTTTTGAGGAGTGCAATCAGGAAACGATGCTGAATTCCATCGTTTCCGCCATTTCAAAAGCTTTTCATTTGATAGAAATCTATCTGAAGATTGATGTTTTTGCCGGAATCGGCGATATTCAGTTTGGCTCTAATCGGTTGTACAAATCGTTTTGCCATGCCTGTGAGGCTGCAAATTGCAAGCTTTATCAGCTGGGAAACAGCATTCAGCGATATGCGAAAGAAAGTTCCGCGGAAGACGATTCTCTCCATTTTGAAACGACTCTGCTCAGTCCGGATGATCTGGACCCGGTGGAAATTATTCATCTGTTCGATCCTATCATTCGCAGAACACCTTCTATTCAGTCGGTGAATGCCGTCGAAAAGAGCTACCGGAACTTGATGGAAACCGTACGGGAACAGTTTGGAAAATATGGTGCCGGCGCGGACCAGGATCTGCCTGAGCCAACCCCTTTCTGTAATTATTGGAGTTTCATTCAGATGAAGCATGGGATGGAAAGTTATCTCACCCAGGTCAGGGCATTAATAAATAAATCAAGCTCTGATGGTCCGAACAATAAATTGATTCAGTGCATGATCCAATATATCAGGGACAGTGCTTTCGACGACATCAATCTTAACTCCGTAGCAAGTCATTTTTCTTACACGCCTGCCTATATCAGTTTTCTATTCAAGAAACAGATCGGCGTCGGTTTTAATGAATTTGTAACAAAGACCAAAATGGAAATGGCAAAGAACATGCTGAAGAATACGGAAATCCCGATCGGTGAAATCAGCAGATTGTGCGGATACGGAAATTCCAAATATTTCGCCACAAGTTTTAAAAAAAGCTTCGGGATGAGCCCTTCCGTCTTTCGGCAGAATTAGAAGTTCCTAAAATATTATATTTTTCATGGTTATTTAGTTATTGTCAAAATGATTTAATTGAAAAGCATAAAAAAGCCGCATAAATACCGAACTTTCAGCATTCATGCGGCTGTCTGACGCAGCTTTAACGCAATCATTATGGATTCCATGTCGCAAATCAATCTGAATAGCAATAAACAAAGACCACGGTCCGTCTGGATGCAATGGATCGGGCGGCAGGACAAACAGCTTGAAAGCCTCGACAAAAGGCTTGCCACGGGTATTGCCGGAGCAATCTCAGGCATGATCTTTGTTAAATGGATGAGTAGCGATAGAAGAAGCAGTACAACGCATCAACGTGCAATTTTTAGAAATTATATAACATCTATGACACTGACGAGAAAAACCGCAAAGCTTAGTGCTCATGCGGCTTTTTGGGAAGTTCGGTTATAAAAGATGCAGGCAAAAGGAATGTGCCCCTTAACTGCTTTGGGATTGCGGTTTTTCATATCATAGGGGCAGCATACTTTCAACCGCTGTCCGCTTGTCAAACAGGACACAGCCGCCGGTGTGTCCTTCCGTTTGGATGCCGCTTTGTCGGATTCTCTGGAACAGTGCGGAGTCGAGCGCCTGCCTGATGCTTCCGACTTTGAGATTTGTATCGGTATACGGCGAGAACGGGCATGGCTCCGCCCCGCCGAAAGGGTTGATATGGAAGAAACCCCGCCCGGCGGCCAGACATCCTCCCATTTGTTTTTCGTCGCCGGGGAAGGAAATAAACATGATATCCGTAAAGCGCATGCGAAGCGTCTCCTGGCGTTCGGCCAGGACCCTGTGTTCTTCTTCCCCGGGTTCCAGCCCCCTGTTGCCATCGACAGGCACATATTCCACAAACACAACCACATTGCATCCTTTTTCCCGAAGTCCCGCAATAAACCCTTCGTTTGTCACGGCAGGCAGGTTCTCTTTGGTTACCGTGATGGAGACACCGTAAAAGATGCCGCGGCGTTTCATCTCATCCATCGCCCGCGCGATCAGCCGGAAGGTCCCTTCCCCGCGCCTGCTGTCTGTCTGAAGGCGATCGCCCTCGATACTGACAATCGGATACAGATTCCGATTGCGGTCAAATTGCCCGAGCGCTTTCTCGGTGAACAGCGTCCCGTTCGTGAAAACGGGAAAAATCAATCCGCGCGTCTTCGCCGCCTTGTCGAGAACCTCGGGCCTTTCCAGAGGTTCCCCGCCCGCCAGCAGAATGAAAGATACGCCAAGCGTTTCGGCCTCCGCGAAGAGCTCCCCCCACCGCGCCGCACTCAGCTCCTCGGCTGCCGCCGCATCTGCACAGACGTGGTTCGCCCGGGCGTAACACCCTGCGCAATGTAAATTGCATCGGGTCGCAATGCTTGCAATCAAAAAAGGGGGAATCGGGTCGCCCTCCCGTTCCGACTGAAGGCGTCTTTCGGCGGCTTTTCCTTGTAATATCATGGCCCGAATCAGAAAACTGCTTTCCCTTGCATTGGTAAGGGAACAACGCAGGGCCTGCCGAAAAATCCTGTCGATAGAGATGTTGAGATATTCCGTCAGATTCACGATTTCTTTACCTCCGGCAAAAAGAGTTCCAGTTCCCAGTCAATCAGCCAATTGGATGCGTTTTCGTCCGACAGGTTCATGCCTACGTAGCGCAGGAATGCATCAGAGCGGTAAAATGCCAGCTGCAAAAAGGAGATCATTTCGTAGGCGATGACGCGGCATTCCATGTCACTCCGGCGATTCCCGAAATGCTCCCGGATTTCGGGAAACACATACAGGGGCAGGCTGATCTCATCCTCCAGCAGAAGGTGGGGCACGTAGATTTTGGTGTATCGCTGGTATTTCAAAACGACCCGGCAGATTTGTTTGAGGATTTGCCGCAGCCGTTCTTTGGGTGGGTCGGATGGATTGGGAGGCATTTGAAAGATTTTTGCCGCCTCGTCAAGAATTTTTTCAACGGCCTGGGATTCCAAGTCTTTCTTGGACCTAAAGTAGTAATTAATCATGGCGGTGTTCACGCCGGCACAGGCAGCTATTTGACGTGACGTGATTGCCTCCGGCCGATCGGACTTTTTCAGAAGCTCCACGGTCGCATTCAGCAGAGCCTCTTTTTTGTTTTCTTCCACAGATTTTCATCCTTTATTAAACGCGTATTAAACATGTTTAATTATACGCTTTCTAACTTTTTTGTCAATGGAATCGCGAAAATATTCTGCTCGCTTAAGGCACCTGAGTTCGGAAGCGTCTGGACCTGGTCTGGTGCGCGGTGTTATATACGGCGTATCTTAAAATCTGGCATAAAAAAGACAAACCCACTTTTAACTATCGTTAAAAATAGGTTTGTCTAGTTTGGCAAAGGACACGAGTTTGATACAAAATGCACCCACCCCCGGACTTCCGTTTGAGGTGTGTGCATTTTTGACTTGTTTCCGTTTGTTTTGTGCGTTTTCCATTTGTCGAGTGAACACACCCCTGTACATTTAGTGTTTGCTGTATGATGTGATTAATAATTGCTCATTGCGGGATTATCGCCTTCGAAAATAGCGGGCTTACCAATATTTCACTGCATCAGCTTAGGAAACACTTTATTTTGATACCATCCACTTTTTTACCCCTTGCGCAGTTTCTTCCCCAACTTTACAACCTCGTACCAAAACACTGCGATAACTGCAATAATAACAGCCTTTAATAACAGAGAAGCAGAAAGTGGCGCCAACTTTAATAAGCCATTGAGTGGCGAATACAAAACAATGCCAAGCATAGCCAGTGTACCAAGGTTAACTGCCCACATCACTTTGTCTTTCACAAGGCGCTTTATCGACTGAAAAGCAAAATCGTGATCAGAACTATTGACTTGTACAAGAAACAAGTTGGACAGCATGATAATTGCAAGCCCCATTGCCCGGGCAACTGGTGCATTATCAACATTTCCATCGAGGATTACGTAATACGTTCCAAAAGAGGCCGCAAAAATGATAAGTCCCTGCAAAATGCTTTTGGCTAGAGTTTTTGCGGTCAACAGTTTTTCTTTTGGATTTCGAGGGCTGCGCTCCATAATGTCTGCTTCGGCAGGCTGACGCTCCAGTACAATCGAGCAGGTAGGGTCAATGAGTAGCTCGAGCAAAACAACGTGGAGAGGAAGTAAAAGCAGTGCTGAAGGGGCAATGCCAAGGATTGGTGCAAGTAAGGAGGCAAAGGCAATGGGAATGTGAATAGTGAATACATAGCCTACAGCTTTGCGAATGTTATCATAAATACGGCGACCGTCTTTTACCGTTTCTACAATAGTAGTAAAATTGTCGTCCATTAAAATAAGGTCTGCTGCTTCACGGGAAACTTCGCTGCCGCGTTTACCCATTGCAATGCCAATATCGGCATATTTGAGAGCGGGTGCATCGTTCACGCCATCACCGGTCATCGCGACAATTTCACCGTTATCTTTTAATGCTTTTACAATACGCATTTTATGTTCAGGAATGACACGAGAAAAAATGCTGACATCCTTCACTTTTTCACGCAGTTCTTCATCGGTCATTTCGTTTAGCATATCGCCAGTAATGATATGGTCGCTGTTTTGCATACCGATTTTCTTTGCGATGGATGCAGCGGTGATGCCATTATCTCCTGTAATCATAACAACACGAATACCGGCCTTGTTGCAAACGGCAATATCTGCTTTTACACTTTCACGAGGTGGATCGGCAAGCCCGATCAGTCCGCAGAGTGTTAAACGGCAGTCTGTAATCTGAGCAGGAACTTCAGCTTCACTTTGTGGTTTTGCAGTGGCAACTGCAATTACACGCAAGCCTTGCTTTGACATTTCGGTGATCTTCTGTTCTGCTACTTGCTTCTCTAAATTTGTAAGCTCACAAATGGCCAAAATACGTTCAGGAGAACCTTTTGCTGCAATAGTTATTCCGTCATCCCTGCGCCAAATATGTCCCATCATTTTCAACTCATTTGTGAAGGCATATTCGCGAATCATCTCTCCGCCAAAAAGATATTCATTTGAAAACCCAAGGATTTTACAATGCTTGAGCATTGCCTTTTCCATGGGGTCATAGGCATCGGTCTCACAGCCCATACCCATTACTTCACAAAGTGCTTTGGTGTTGCCATCAGTAGCCCACGTATCCTGCACGGTCATCTGATTCATCGTGATGGTACCTGTTTTATCTACGCATAGCACAGATACGGCGCCAAGCGTTTCCACTGAAGGCAGCTTGCGCACCAGTGACTGCTTTTTGGCAAGCCGCCAAGCTCCCATTGATAAAAATACCGTGAGGATGACAGGAAACTCTTCTGGAATCATTGCCATGGCAAGGGTTATGCCCGACAAAATGCTCTCAATCAGCCTGTCGCCAAAGCTGTGGTCAGGAATATTCAGCCATGTGAATATTCCCACAAGGGCAAACAAGACTGCAGCAATTCCTGCGCATAGTTTAACAAGACTTCCGGTTTGCTTTTGTAGGGGTGTGGGTTCCTCCGGTGCGGATGCAACATTGACTCCGATTTTTCCATACTCAGTGGTGTTGCCAATTTTATCTACCAGTACCGTTGCTGTGCCCTGTGTAACCAGCGTGCCGGCATAACAATAATCACGCCGCCAATAGTCGCTTGTTGACTCTGCACTCTCAGTGTTGATTTTCCACACACCTTCCGCTTCGCCGGTCAACGAAGATTCATCGACACACAGGTCGTTACATTTTATTACAACTCCATCTGCCGGGATCTTGACGCCCTCATAAATCATCATTAAGTCACCGGGCACAAGGTCGGCACTAGCAATAGTCCGCTCCTTTCCATTACGAATAACAGTGATATGCGGGGCAGATAAATCTTTCAGGGCATTTAAGGTTTTATCGGTTTTCCATTCTTGAATTACATCAATGCTGATTATGCCCACCACAAAAACCAGCATAATTGCACCATCTCTGGGCTCTCCCAGAATAAAATAAATGGTTGCGGCGACAATGAGCAGTAAAAACATTGGTTCACAGATAATATGCAGAAGTTTTTTGAAAAAGCTCTCTTTCTTCTGTGTGGTCAATTCGTTTTTACCATATTGCTCCTGCAATCGTTTTGCTTCGGTGGCAGTTAAGCCAGCCATGTTTTGCTTTTTGTCTGTCATAAAAGTTACCTCCGTTTTAGCCTTTCGGCAATCGTTTGATAGCTCTATGGCACTCCATTTCGGGGTCATGTGTTCCATTGGGGGTATAAAAAAGCACGCCTATGGAACATACTACTGTCCCACAGATGTGCTCAAATTGCAATCTGTTGCCGCTCATTGGGCGACCCGGCCCCACACCCTTGCGGGCATCGCCTGCTCAGTTTGTACTGTTGATCTCGCATTCATGCTGAATGTAATGCAGTGCAAAGAGATTCTGTATATTATATGCTGGAGATGCATGTTTGTCAAGCGCTTATAAAAATTTGTTATGATAACGGTTGTTGTTTTACAATCTCACTTCCGACCTTAAATTTGAAGCATAGTCTT
This window contains:
- a CDS encoding sugar ABC transporter ATP-binding protein, translated to MSLLEMKNIKKSFNGVSVLEGVNLVLEKGSVHALMGENGAGKSTLMNILCGIHKCDEGEITVHGSRVEISSPFEAQNSGIAMIHQELSPIPELTVAENIFFGREYCRNHFLDYDRMFSETKEILNGLHIHIDPKSKMKKLKVADQQLIEIAKVVSRNAEIIVMDEPTSAITDKDAENLFEIIENLKKDGKGIIYISHKIDEVIKISDTVTVLRDGVFVNTWKTADITADVLITSMVGRKLDDYYPKMPVPIGDKILEVKNLSLENQFSDISFEVKAGEILGIAGLVGAGRTEVMKALFGITPADTGEIILNGKRIHPHKPIDAIKCGLAYVTEDRKGEGIIPQMSVLQNISLASMKMFTSRGFVNRKREAETIDKQIESLRIKTSSPKQKVLSLSGGNQQKVVLAKWLIKAPKLLILDEPTRGIDVGAKTEIYKLMGDFVSKGNAIIMVSSEMPEVMGMSDRIMVFSNRTLAGELIRGEFNQESIMRLAVSKL
- a CDS encoding sensor histidine kinase encodes the protein MVKHFWEGFRKRSIVWQVTVVFSLITLIPSIAITISYFHIIQNSILEESQKNLKQYLKKMSSNMSANINIANYTFKDLNFSQEFTYYLDPGNLLSNREKNHYINSIQVELLNIHNMYPNKFSSILIYSKNKQISQIGGWSYPLESLYKTDYYHEITDNSGDIIYGNIRIYDNAYGNLAKYPNLENEKEQVLPVYNKIYNISTGEFIGMVELDISLKRLIDIESLATENPSITYMLFNDKNKLLYSNNKIDPKDCSSLSFPGNSGLSNEVLNHTNYMVAYDRDAETGLMRVVVINEKEVYSTSKGIKLALVLIAVICLICIILLTSLTAHIMFRRLKDMMKMISQIESGKFDVRIETCGFKEISSIAESFNHMAKTLQTTIQSMIEREKAQKEAELYALQVQINPHFLYNTLDSMRMKCEIDSNYQMANSIQILGSLLHYSLNWESKSVPLKEEMQNVRNYIQIMRMRFRNKFQYEIECEPGCMENLVPKFILQPLVENCFSHAFSDMNPPWNILVKAVGNENRLIIKIIDNGIGIEPCRLAQINEFLNGDQPNIGNRKSRHSIGIANVRQRIELLCKEGSKLTISSELGRGTQITIIIILEEKVD
- a CDS encoding response regulator transcription factor, which codes for MITILIADDEELIRKGLISILTKAIKTDVTYLEAENGLEALKICREQYPEIIVSDIRMPFCSGLKFIEKVKGFGYSPTFIIISGYSEFEYAKQAIKCGVKEYVLKPIQKKQFVRLIKSCIDEIMKKKAAMHDEFVNTRTNVKTIKAIRKKLLIDLLNCNDEKKIHDINNIETYEFSLDRGFSLCCVIQYKIDKGNLDYIDLAIINIIEEILGRENLLRNATIETYSNGQIVLVFEECNQETMLNSIVSAISKAFHLIEIYLKIDVFAGIGDIQFGSNRLYKSFCHACEAANCKLYQLGNSIQRYAKESSAEDDSLHFETTLLSPDDLDPVEIIHLFDPIIRRTPSIQSVNAVEKSYRNLMETVREQFGKYGAGADQDLPEPTPFCNYWSFIQMKHGMESYLTQVRALINKSSSDGPNNKLIQCMIQYIRDSAFDDINLNSVASHFSYTPAYISFLFKKQIGVGFNEFVTKTKMEMAKNMLKNTEIPIGEISRLCGYGNSKYFATSFKKSFGMSPSVFRQN
- a CDS encoding radical SAM/SPASM domain-containing protein; this translates as MNLTEYLNISIDRIFRQALRCSLTNARESSFLIRAMILQGKAAERRLQSEREGDPIPPFLIASIATRCNLHCAGCYARANHVCADAAAAEELSAARWGELFAEAETLGVSFILLAGGEPLERPEVLDKAAKTRGLIFPVFTNGTLFTEKALGQFDRNRNLYPIVSIEGDRLQTDSRRGEGTFRLIARAMDEMKRRGIFYGVSITVTKENLPAVTNEGFIAGLREKGCNVVVFVEYVPVDGNRGLEPGEEEHRVLAERQETLRMRFTDIMFISFPGDEKQMGGCLAAGRGFFHINPFGGAEPCPFSPYTDTNLKVGSIRQALDSALFQRIRQSGIQTEGHTGGCVLFDKRTAVESMLPL
- a CDS encoding TetR/AcrR family transcriptional regulator — encoded protein: MEENKKEALLNATVELLKKSDRPEAITSRQIAACAGVNTAMINYYFRSKKDLESQAVEKILDEAAKIFQMPPNPSDPPKERLRQILKQICRVVLKYQRYTKIYVPHLLLEDEISLPLYVFPEIREHFGNRRSDMECRVIAYEMISFLQLAFYRSDAFLRYVGMNLSDENASNWLIDWELELFLPEVKKS
- a CDS encoding cation-translocating P-type ATPase; this encodes MTDKKQNMAGLTATEAKRLQEQYGKNELTTQKKESFFKKLLHIICEPMFLLLIVAATIYFILGEPRDGAIMLVFVVGIISIDVIQEWKTDKTLNALKDLSAPHITVIRNGKERTIASADLVPGDLMMIYEGVKIPADGVVIKCNDLCVDESSLTGEAEGVWKINTESAESTSDYWRRDYCYAGTLVTQGTATVLVDKIGNTTEYGKIGVNVASAPEEPTPLQKQTGSLVKLCAGIAAVLFALVGIFTWLNIPDHSFGDRLIESILSGITLAMAMIPEEFPVILTVFLSMGAWRLAKKQSLVRKLPSVETLGAVSVLCVDKTGTITMNQMTVQDTWATDGNTKALCEVMGMGCETDAYDPMEKAMLKHCKILGFSNEYLFGGEMIREYAFTNELKMMGHIWRRDDGITIAAKGSPERILAICELTNLEKQVAEQKITEMSKQGLRVIAVATAKPQSEAEVPAQITDCRLTLCGLIGLADPPRESVKADIAVCNKAGIRVVMITGDNGITAASIAKKIGMQNSDHIITGDMLNEMTDEELREKVKDVSIFSRVIPEHKMRIVKALKDNGEIVAMTGDGVNDAPALKYADIGIAMGKRGSEVSREAADLILMDDNFTTIVETVKDGRRIYDNIRKAVGYVFTIHIPIAFASLLAPILGIAPSALLLLPLHVVLLELLIDPTCSIVLERQPAEADIMERSPRNPKEKLLTAKTLAKSILQGLIIFAASFGTYYVILDGNVDNAPVARAMGLAIIMLSNLFLVQVNSSDHDFAFQSIKRLVKDKVMWAVNLGTLAMLGIVLYSPLNGLLKLAPLSASLLLKAVIIAVIAVFWYEVVKLGKKLRKG